A portion of the Hoplias malabaricus isolate fHopMal1 chromosome 1, fHopMal1.hap1, whole genome shotgun sequence genome contains these proteins:
- the LOC136690301 gene encoding synaptotagmin-like protein 2 isoform X4, producing the protein MYHKSLEDITALPKPSRKSNQLDESLPNSYDNSSTPSPPSSSFSDVEHVRNLSKSVPSFLLDENDGGESDSTSEYNSQSGMRWRNGRTHTNLSSNSASVSSVSGSVMSVYSGDFTSVEVQGTIQFSLNYVQKLKEFHIFIVQCQNLAAVDAKRNRSDPYVKIHLKPDSSNLGKRKTSVKKRTLNPVYNEILRYRVRMEYLKTQILNVSVWHNDTFARNSFLGEIEIDLSTWDFGNTKINSSYLKSRNTNSLQPADDRGEMRLAIRFLPQLTHSKAVPNSGEVHIWVKDCKNLPLIRGATLDPYVKCFVLPDTSKKSRQKTRVLKRTTNPVFNHTMVYDGFRAEDLKEACVELTVWDRDRLASHLLGGLRLGLGTGKSYGVNVDWMDSTPEEVALWEKMMDLPNEWVEEVLPLRMVTAAKNTRK; encoded by the exons ATGTATCATAAAAGCCTTGAAGACATAACTGCTCTACCAA AACCATCAAGAAAAAGCAATCAACTAGATGAGTCTTTGCCTAATAGCTACGACA ACTCCAGCACTCCATCCCCACCCTCATCCTCCTTCTCAGATGTGGAGCATGTGAGGAATCTGAGCAAGTCTGTCCCCTCTTTCTTACTGGATGAG AATGATGGAGGGGAAAGTGACTCCACCTCAGAGTACAATTCTCAAAGCGGCATGCGCTGGAGGAACGGCAGAACCCACACTAACCTTAGCAGCAACTCTGCATCTGTGTCTTCT GTTAGTGGCAGCGTGATGAGTGTTTATAGTGGTGACTTCACTAGTGTTGAAGTTCAAGGCACCATTCAGTTCTCACTCAACTATGTGCAGAAGCTGAAGGAGTTCCACATCTTCATTGTTCAATGTCAAAATCTGGCTGCGGTAGATGCTAAGAGGAACCGATCTGACCC TTATGTTAAAATTCACCTAAAACCTGACTCTTCCAATttgggaaaaagaaaaacatctgtgaaaaagAGGACCTTGAATCCTGTATACAATGAGATTTTACGG TACAGAGTTCGAATGGAATATTTAAAAACCCAGATCCTTAACGTCTCCGTCTGGCACAATGATACATTTGCCCGAAACAGCTTCCTGGGAGAGATAGAGATTGACCTCTCTACCTGGGATTTTGGAAACACTAAAATTAACTCCTCCTACCTCAAATCAAGG AACACAAACAGCCTCCAGCCTGCAGACGACAGAGGCGAGATGAGACTGGCCATACGATTCTTACCCCAGCTCACCCACT CAAAAGCAGTGCCGAATTCAGGCGAAGTGCATATCTGGGTTAAAGACTGCAAGAACCTCCCGCTGATCAGAGGTGCAACATTAGACCCATATGTTAAATG TTTTGTACTGCCCGACACCAGCAAAAAAAGTCGTCAGAAAACCCGGGTTTTGAAGAGGACCACAAACCCTGTGTTTAACCACACAATGGTGTATGACGGCTTCAGGGCAGAGGACCTGAAGGAGGCCTGTGTGGAGCTGACTGTGTGGGATCGGGACCGGCTTGCCAGTCACCTGCTTGGAGGCCTGCGGCTGGGCCTGGGAACAG GTAAAAGCTATGGAGTAAACGTGGATTGGATGGACTCTACTCCTGAGGAAGTGGCTTTGTGGGAAAAGATGATGGACTTACCAAATGAATGGGTAGAGGAAGTGTTGCCTTTGAGAATGGTGACCGCAGCTAAGAATACGCGTAAATAA